Below is a genomic region from Xiphophorus hellerii strain 12219 chromosome 17, Xiphophorus_hellerii-4.1, whole genome shotgun sequence.
ACAAGTTCCCACTACAATATACTGCATTGAAACTAATTCTGAGTTTCTCATAAAAGGCACTCTGCATGATCATGTTCAcaccaaagagaaaaatattactCTCGCATTGTGTCTCTGTTTCTCTGCAAAGCGAGCATCGCAGTCCCACATTACCGTGAAAATTTGCAAGCAACAATTTTCACTGAACTTGTCATTTGAGAGTCacttttatgtgaaaataataCACATATTTTGCATGTAATTCTGAGCCAACGCTGAATTCTAGTTCAGTTAAATGGACAGagctaataaaaaacataaccGATGAGGTTTCCAGTTAAAACGACTGTATGTAAAAACGGTGCTGAGGAAAAATATTCGCCCATTTCAGTCTTTGCTTTTTTGGCCGCCCAAaagtgtttcagatcatcaagcTAATTCTAATCTCAAAGATAATCTTGTTGCATGCAAAGCCAGTTTCCCACTGATGagttcatttattaaaagaagaaagttatttaaaacaaactggccctgtgtgaaaaagtaattgcatgctttgtaaaataataaactttctGTTTAACACGTTTTCTTATTTAGAAAGTTGAGCTCAAATTTACCGGGTAAGCCCAGTGCTAATCACAACTCAAGACTtttgggaaaacattttatggttGGACAGAGCAATGATCCAAAATACCAGTGAGTCCTCCTCTGAATGCCTCTTAAACGTTTGCATGCAGGATTGTGGAGTGGCCTAGTCtaagtctggacttaaatctgattgagattCTGCCGCACGACCTTAGGTGGTTCAAGCACAAGAACCTTTCAATATGgctgaataaaacatttctgtgtgtgtgtaaaagacTCATTTCAGGTTAATGCAAATGCTTGATTGCAGTTGTTGTCACAACAGTTATTAGGTCAAGGAGGCATTTACTTTTTCACCTTTAAGGTTGTGGTCTGGCTGGTTTGGCTAGATTCTTTACTTAAATAATTGAAATGGTCATTTCAAAACTGCAGTATGTGTTAATTTATGGGTAACTGTGGGATGATTTTGATATTCAAATTTGAttgatgatttgaaacatttatacatttatagcTGAACcaaaaggaacatttttaaaatgataagtgcaaaaacaaagttaacaaaaaaggacaaactATAATTTTATCCAGAACACATGCTAGACACTGTAGACAGATAAAGTCCTCCAACTCCACTCATCCGTCAGGTGTGAAAATATCCCTACTGGCCCAATTTAAAGAGCCCTCCCACGTTTCTATGATCTCTGTGATCCATGCATGAACGATTCTCAGAGATAACTGGGACATTTCCATATGAACTCTGAATATAAAACAGACACCACACAGAGAATAGACATAATTTAAATTCTACTCTGTTAAAGGACTGCATTTGAGACAAATTCCCCAACCCAGAATGGACAGCTACTTCACATAACtcacattttacataaaatgttttttttcttccacttcgaATACACAAAATAAGACTTTCAAGAGTACAATGTTGTTAAGAAGGTGCTTTTCCCTCACTATACCTCATGAGCCGGGTCTGTGAGGGTGTGTCCCACTGTCCTACTTCCATTTTTCAGAATTCCCTCAGTGGAAATATGGTCCAATGTCATCACCGGTGTTTTTAGGACACTAATATCTGAGTCCTCTGCCTGAGGCTCTAAGAATGCTACCCTCTTTCCGTTGGCACGCCTTTGTCCTGATTCTACCTCTCTGGGGTCTGAACAGAGGATGATGGCCCGTGCGCCACAGCTCCTGGAGCCACCACCCCGACTTTCCCGACACTGGCAGGGAGTGAGGTAGAGGTAGAGCAGGACCAGTACGATGCTGATCACACAGGAAGCAAGGGTGGTGAACGCCGTGTTGAAATGTTCACCGCTGCTGCGACGAGCCAAGCCCGTGGTGGAGGTGACACTTGAGTTACCGACCCTGACCCTGGCTTCTGGAGATTCGCCTGAATCGTAGTACCGTCCCCGAGCAACCACACACTCGTATATGCCAGAGTCTTCCATTAGCGCACCTTGGATTTCAAGTGTGCCGTTGGGAAAAACCGACAGATGAGACCTCAGATCACTTGCTGAGGAATTCAGTGCTGTTCTTGGGGTAACCCAGAAGACGATCAACCCTTGCTGGACAGGAAGACCTAATCCAGGACAGGGTACTCTTAGCCAATCGCCAGGCTCTACATGATAGCTTTGTGCCTCCAGGGGTATGTCTGACAGATCCTGATGTGTACAATTAACCTCTCGAACTGCAGTGCCTCTACATTGGTATCCAACTTGGAAATCCACCAGTGGGCGATACTGTTTCCAAAGCCAGTATTCAAGCAAAGCAATCAATGCACAGTCGCACAGCAAAGGATTTTCCTGCAAATATATTCTGGCATGGCGGCTGAGAGACAGCAGGCTCTGGACGGGTAACTTGGACAGCCTGTTGTATGACAGATCCAGGAAGGTCAGGTTACGCGGTCCACTAGGGTCCTCAAAAAGTCCCAGGGGGAAGGATGTTAGTCTGTTTGCGGAGAGGTAGAGTCTCTGCAGACTGTTGACATCACTAAAGGCCCCCGGCATTATTTGGGCAATCTGGTTTCCAATCAGGAGCAGCTCTTTAAGTTCTGTCAGCCCGCTGAAGACGGATGAGTTCAGAACTCTCAACTGGTTAGATGAAAGGTCCAAATGGAGGAGACGTGGTGTCGCAGTGAAGGCGGCCATCTCGATTTGACTTATGGAGTTCCAGCTGAGAACCAGTGTGGTGAGCCGCTGAAACGGTTGGGAAACCCAGGCCACCTGCACGGTTCTCAGGGCGTTGTGGCTCAGGTCCAGCCTCGTGGCATAGCTTGGAAGACCAAAGGGTAACGCGGACAGATTGCTCCCACTGCAGGAAATGATATCACTGGCACAAAGGCAGTGTGGTGGGCAAGGGGCCACTGTGGGAACGAAGCCAAGACACAGCAGGAGCAGCATGGCTACAACAGCAGGGTGGCAACAGCTGCCTCTAACATCGGTCTTGCCTAAAAGCTGGGATGCAACAGCGTGCATACTGGACACCCCTGTGACAGCACTCAGGTTACCGTCTCACTCGGTGAACACATGTCAGGTTTACAAGTCTCCAATGACACACTGCACACCTGAGAAACGGAAAtgaacaaggaaaaaaaaaaaagacaagaatcAGAGGGATTGTCTTCTCCCTGTTACGTAATTCTGTTTAATCTAATGAgtactgtttttaaatgtttcaatgcAGGACGTagtggttaaaaaaagacataacaataacaaaaacacaataggACTATGTAAGCCAAAAGACACATGAttctaaaaatacacaaaagccTAATCCGCAACTCTGATGGTGGCTGGCATCACCAACACTTGACAACTGGTGGTGCCTGCTGGAACAAGTGTAATCTGATCCATGTTTATAATCCACATCACCAGTTTTTCACCTATGCATTCTTCATTACCTTACTTCATggtttcataaaataataataataataatgcagttttgttttcactttgtttgtctttgctgtAATATTGCAAATATTACAGCATTACAGTAGTCATAAACTAAACAGGCAGCGATTAAGTTGTGCAGCCAATAGGGACAATCTTGTGCCATTTGctttacacatttaaaagcaCCAAGAAAAGCAAGTCTAGCAAATAGTGTGTGAgtttaagaacaaaaaatacatatgcaATTTCAAATTCCAAccaatttttttaagtaaatttgttcaattctaaataatgtccaaaaatgattttgctAGTTTTCTCAGTCAATGTTAAATAGTATCctcaaaaaaaggtttttaaattggtttgaagTATTTCTGAAATAAGGTTTTTAAATCTATTCTGACAAAGTGGCATGTATGCCTTTCCCCTAATTAACACTGCTAATAACAACAGAATTTATTGGCAAAAACTGCTTCTGGGTTTACAAAGATTAGCTTGCTAGCAAGTCTGCCTTTAGCATTAACGCTATCACTGAACTAGCTATGCATACTTAATAATTTCTTCCTATATGACAAAAACTTACAGTCTTATGACCGGTATTAGCATTTGTTAGGTTTACTCATTTATTTGCAATGTAACATATAAACACGTGCgcttttctgtttgctgctggactgaaaaagttaaagtaGCTAATATTAAACTGCACCAATATTTAGCAGGTCAATTTTAATGGAAATCTTCAGATAGATCTGTTACCAAAATAGAGTAGCTGATGTAATTAAACTGGTATAGGCTAATTGAATACTATCTTTCTGAGTAGTAATTATATAAGTTTAATAACAAAGTAAGTAATGCAGTTCCAacctaatttgtttttaaaaagctacttGGAACGGTATAAGTTAAAGCTCGGTTTGTTAGCATGTTTGACATTAGCATTGGTGAAATGCCTAAATTAACCAAATTGAAGTCTATATTTTATTAAGttgataaatttatttataatacaACTCGTAGTCTATAAACACCATTTGTAATTAGACATGCCAAACAGATGAAAGAAGCCAATAGGCAACAGgtttaactttattaaaaatatttaggcaGAACCAAAAAGGTAAACATTGGTAGAAAATGGCCACAGCTGAATTACAATAACAAACTAAGTAGCTGGATTCGATTTTAATGACTAATATTTAATATCCCCCAAAATccttttttacagtgtaatggGCCGCATAATTAACAAGTGAACCTTGTGTTGTtctaaactttacattttgcacTGGGTTGAACAGAAAGTCAGGGAGCTCTGATGAAAATATTCATGATTAaaagtatataaaataaaacattttacttatgtaatgttttatacTTATTATGACATTTCTTTGTCCTCCACATACTAAAGAAATTATTAGGCGCCTACGATCTTGTACCATGTTATTATTAGCTGTAATAAAAGTCTACAGTTTCACTGAGACtatattaatgcaaaaaaaaaaaaaaaaaagacaagtaatTGATTCGGATCgtttgtttttatccaacttGTGTTCGGATTAATTAACGCTCTACCTTCTTGTTTTCACTATTCCTCtgcggggggaaaaaaacacgaAAGAGCGAATCCCCTCCCCAGAGTTCCCAGCTGCCTAAACCAAAAAgcgttacataaaaaaaaaaaaaaaaaaagccaattcaCCTTCCCGTCCACACTGTTGCCTTTTCCAGCCCGCCCTCCTGCTCCGACGCTCGGCCGTTCCCGAATCCTAAAATCCTGCAGGGAACTTGGCTCTTTGCGGAGCGAAGCGCGCCGCTTCCAGCCGCTCGGATGATCCGCGGCGACTCTGAGAGGGAAGCGGCTCACCTGCATGTCGGTGCGGGGAGGAGGGGAGAGGCGGGCAGGGGGGAAGGGGTGGTCCTGTCCTGGGAGTAAACACACAACGACTGGCTCACCCGGGAGAGGAGGATGCCGTGttgaagaggaggagaggaagaaggtGTAGAGACGGAGCAACATCAGCATCACGAGCTGAGGACGTGGAGGGAGTGTTTGATTTATGTACCGTTAGTTTGAAAATAAGTCATCACGTCCATATTAAGTATCCAAATAATTCAGGTGTGTCAgtaatttaattaaagctgcagtatgtaactcttacaaaaatatgtattttttctatattattGAAACAGTAACCATGTCGTAACCATgacagtttttaataataaaacggcacataaatcaaacaaaacgtCGGCAATAAACCTCATGTACTCTGATCGTCGTTTTTTAGGGGGAGGGGGTTGCAGTGagtggtggctatgctaactagccttagcatttgtAACAGGCTAAggtgtggtgaaccagctgtagttTAGCAGAGAATAACCATGAGGGAGTGAGCACAGGAgtgattggcagcactaagaccctcctcctggctctgattggttgtttctgactgagtggtgtgtttctgtttatttgtagtGGGAGCAGACCGAGGAGCGCAATTATTTTTGAGGTCCTCTGAGAagaggaagatttttttttaaattgactgtTTGTGATTGGCTCATATtagaaaatgttaacaaaaattaaaatgttactaGTCATGctcatctttctgattggctgcctgtcaagTTCATCATGCATTAGCAGTGGACACATTTCTGACAGGAAAAAGGCTGAAGGAATCGTCCTCTTACTAAGCAAATAATCATTAAATAGTGAAGAAAAGtgagacaaaaacattcaaaaagtcAGTGgtttctttcatattttgtttgtggGTTTGCTATCTGGTGCCTGGAACAGAAGTTAACGCTGTTTGTGGGGCTATAGCATAAAAAGGTTGAACGAATTCGTCACTGGGGTTGGCGTTGTTCCCGGGCTGACAGGGGCATGTGGGTGGTTCTGTGTTTGGTGGGGGTCTCCTGGGTTATGACTGGGCAGCGGATTGCTAGCCCCTCTTGCTTAGCCTGCCGTGTCTCGTGGCTCACTTTTAACCCAAAAACCCTTCATCATGTTTGAGCTATAACCCATGAAATGGCCTCTGAGTGCCCCACTCTGCCACAGGCAGCCTGATCCTCTGCGTTGGAAGCATTCGGATGTAATTGGAAACCAGAGTATCATAAAGTCTGCAGGGATTTCTGAGCGTGTCCTAACATAATAACCCCGTCGCCTCTAATGGAGCCCTTCGCGAGGACGATTCGGTTCATTAACGATAACATCCCTGTAATCAAGCATCTGTGACTTTGAGGGCATCTTTGTCATTTCCCGACCGCAGGGTGCGGTGCGAATCGCTGTTTGGCTTCACCCTACCGTGAAGAAGTCTATAAAACGCGCTAGGCGCGGCGAGTTGAGGAAGGAAGTAAACAACCAGCTGCAGCTACacccttttttttgtgtggcgCTAACTGAGGAGCAGCATTTTAGGATTTGCTCATTGGGGCAGAATATTTCAGATGGTAATAAGCTGTTTATGTACTCCTGGTGTTTCCTGAAATAATGTTGATCTGAGGAGCGCTGTAAAGGATAAACCATGTTGTTGTGGGCAGCAGCTTCACTTATCTGagtatttgagttttttgtgttttttgcaccaaatgtTCAAACGTATCAGCTACagttttgtaagaaaaaaaacagtattcCTTACTGATTtcctctctttttgttttttcataataCTTCACTGTTTTCAAGTAGATATATTAAGTTTTCactttaaacttaatttgattacatgtaacaaattaactGAATTTTTTCAAGTGTCCTTtcgctctctctttttttgagtGTAACAAAGAAGAAAACCCAGAGGAAATCTGAAAAGAGGGGAGAATCatttctcctctcctctgtaTGAACTCTAACAAGCatcaacttgtttttgttttggtttgatttcttatttaatctCCCAGACCCGAGCACAAACACTCgctgacaaaatgaaaagaggacaaaatcaatcaaattctCACTTTTGAAGACGAGTCAATTCCGTTATCTGAAAAGCGAAACGAGAACAACGGCTTAAACACCCTCCCCCCCTCAACCCCACCCCGACTCCAGGCCAGTCACGAGGCTGCGGTAATGACGAGCCGTCCACATGGGGACATGGCGACAGACTGAACGTTTCCATAGTGCCGACCATCAAAGGGAAAGGCCTGCGTGGATCCTCCACAGTGTCAGTCTCCTCCGCAGGTTCGCTCAGTGAGGTTGGCTTTAATGCATGGGTTGGGGGGGCTAACGCTTTGTGCTATTTGTTTTAATCACCCATGTGCCGAACAGCATTAACACAACCCAACACAGAACACACTGCATCCAGTTCTTCACCCAGATGCAAATCAGCATCCACTTATACCTGCAGCAGCGCTGTCTCACCTGGTGGTTAAATGCATAAACTGcgtctatttttgttttgccaaaGATGCTTCGACTTTGATTGTTTGACTAGAATAGTCCTCTCCGGTTTATACAgtattaaagggacagtattacgtattttccaggcatatagtgCCATTTCATGGCACAATCAGGTAACAGTGTTAATgccagttgttataaaaattagACATATACCTATgcagaaccacacagcattgTGGGAGATGTAGGCACAGGACAGGCTTCAGCTGCTCAACCTGTATCTGTGTATGAAGGCTGTGTGTGAATACAACGTATGGGGGAGTTGGACGTGCaagaaagcaacagaaaaccaaTTTGGATGCAACTGACTTGACTTTTTACACTTTTCGAGAGTTTTTGGATGGCGAGTCACCATCCATCAACAGTGTGTCTGCGTTGTTTCTGATTAGAAAATTGATCGAAGTCTTTTTCATTCCCACCAAATAAAGTCTGGATTGTCTCCGGTCGTTTTCTCAGATCTCTGCTTTTATTCCACACAGACTCCATGAATCCCATCAATCCACACAGAGTGCCCCCCTCCTCAGGAAGGGTCGACGTGAACGGAGATTCCACCCCGAATGCGAACTCACCGGCCGAAGATGGAAACCATCAAAACGCCAAGTGCTGCTGGACACGCAGAGGTACTCAGACCTTTTTAGCAGAACTTGAAAGAGAAATTTTTCACTTGGCAGGAGAACGATTCCATTGCAAACGTTCAGACGTGTTTCCACTCTCAGCTGCTGGGACTGCGGACTATCTCTGCTACCTATGAGCTCATTCTGCAAACGCTCCGGTGTTGAACTGGAAACACTGGTGCTGAGACCACCGCAGGTCACGAACTGTCTCCTCTCGGTTATGTTAAGTGGTAGTGAGGTAATGTGCTGCCTTATATAccgtacagaccaaaagtttggacacaccttctaattcaatgggttttctttattttcatgactatttataaggcaagaaatcccacttattaacctgacagggcaggttgacctatgaagtgaaaaccatttcaggtgactacctcttgaagctcatcaagaaaatgcagagtgtgtgcaaagcagtaatcacagcaaaaggttgctactttgaagaaactagagtataaggggtattttcagttgttttacacttttttgtttagtgcatatttccacatgttattcatagttttgatgccttcagtgtgaatctgcaatgtcaatagtcatgaaaataaaggaaactcattgaattaaaaggtgtgtccaaacttttggtctgtactgtaattCATACAGAACCTTTCTGCGTCCTTCGGACATTAAAAAAGTTTCTAACTGTTCTGAGGGTGGATCATAATGGAGTGTGTTGCAggatgtctctaccagctttaaGATATTAGAACTTTTCAGTTTCTAGCAATTAGATTCCAGTGTTTAGGGTCACGACTCAATTCAGAACCGAGTTTTAACTGAAGAGCCAATTTTTCTATACAAACGATCCAGAGACTCTGTTTAAATGATGTGACTGAGGAGAGGAAAAGACAGTGGAAGCAAGTaaggacatttatttaaaagttctgTGTCAAATTCCATCAGCttacatttgaacaaaaataaaaaattgtgcaACTTAAATTACCAGTAGAAGGTTAGCTGGGCTGCCtggctttttctcatcttaaacgcattttaaaattgattttccaACCCATTCAGAATTCCCAGGAATAAGAATTGCGATTCTCTATAGAATTATGGTTTTTCTGCACCTCTAATGTTGACTAAAACACACAACTCTAAGAACTCTAATACACACCAGTGACTGATTTTAATCTGATCAATGCTTCATATTCAGTCAGTAAATATTCATTATgtgaaaatgaatattttcaatcatgtaaatgattttttttatttttctctgcaacTCTTTGAACGTCTCTATGCCAATTACTTACAAAATAACTTCAGTTGAGTTAAATTGGACAGAGAGCATCTGCTCTACTCTGTTTTCAAGTCTGGACACAGAATCTTGTTGAAGTTTTACTCTGGGCTTTGACTATACCATTCATAAACAAGAGCAGGTTTGATCTAAAGCGTCTCGTCGCAGCGCTGGCTGAGTGTTTGCTGTCCCGCTGGCGGGTGAAGATTGTGTAACGTGATAAAACGTTGTCTAAATGCGGCTGAAACGGGATTTTCGTTGCTGTGCGGATTGGACACTGAGTATGATCAAATGTTGCTTTTGAATCTTGACACAAAGAAAGCTTTTCTTTTCGCTTTTTCCGACCTTCAGACCTGCTGCTGTGGGAGGTGTTTTCCTCCTGTCTCCCTTTCAGCTGGTAAAATCCTGGTGATTTCCCCCCCCCGCTCCCATCAAAACACCTTCGCTTTGTGTCACTGGTAAAAGCTTTTGTGTGTCTGGGtctgttttgttgctgaaagagaaattgcttttttttcttcttcttttttcaaagGTTGacaaagagtgtgtgtgtgtgtgtgtgtgtgtgtgggtgtgtacaCACTTTCAAACACACCCCGCTGTGCCTGCCAATTGAAGTATGCCAATTCATGGCAAGGCATTCTTTGGCTTCACAGTGACTTCTTTCATTTCCTGCTTCTGAGCACAGGGTGAAGATGACCATGGGCGTTTCTTGTGTTTAATAGATAAGGTTCATTTGTGGTCAAAATGGGCCAATTAAAGTTTGCTTCAGGTtgtccttttctcttttcttctgaTCGTTTaccatttcttttattaattcattgcatttttttttttttttttatggttcaTGGCCATGAACTGCTTTGgatcagtttttgtttcatgacaGCAGATGTTTCAGCTGGACCACAGGTCAGTTTTGAcatagcttaaaaaaaaagacagagtaATGTGTGCTTATTAAACCCCCAGTTGTATAATTAGATGAACATCAGCTGCTGCCAGAGTCAGAATTATTTCAGTAGCAGCTCACCATGTAAAATTTCAACCAGTAAttcataaaaaattttaaaaaagaaaatttaagtAGTCTGTCTTTTGAGATGCTTTCCTTCCTGCAGTTTTAGTTGTTCTTCCTACAAGTtgttatttctacattttgttaggatttatttgtttctgtcatttcttgattgctgtcaactttaaaatgaaactacCGTAAAATTTAGAGACCGTTGATTTCTTTATGTGTGACCAAACGTACGACCTGTGAGGAGGATCAAATAATTATGAGCTCCACTAtgttagaatagaatagaattcagtAGAATTCAACTTTGTTATGGCACACGTCACAAGTACAAATTAACAAAATGCCGTTTGCGTCCATcaagaagcagaaacaaaatatatatacatatatatatattacaaatacagtaaagtttttacaaatatgctaaaactgtaaatatacaGACTATGAACAGGAGTAGATTATGTTCTACAGTATATACGGTAGtgattaacaaataaaagtgcaGGTAAGTTTCAGTCcatgtgttgttgttgtatATATGAGGATACAGCCGTCGTTGTTGTAGATGTCTGGAGGCAGAGTTCAGGAGTGAGAcagctgtggggaagaaactgttccGGTACCTGGTGGTCTTAGTCTGGAGGCCCCTGtagcgcctcccagagggcagtaGGGTGGAGAGTCTGTGTGCTGGGTGACTGGAATCTCACACAATCGCACAATATCTGATCTTCAGATATTATTGAGGAAACAGTGCCCTCCTGTGGACGAATGAGATAGTTGTACTTCTTCTGGCCCTGTAAATGACAATTCACTAAGCGCTCATTATCTGAATGTCTTtcataacatattttaaaattcacattttatcttGTGAGGACAAACTGAGAGGATattgtttttctataaaaaacaaTGTGTATGTCTAAATGTGTATGTTTCTGCTTCGGGATCAAAGCTCAGTTTCCGAGACAGGAGAGTTTAACAGAAGCGCTGCGTTCTACCGGTAAAGGTGTGTGAACCTGTGAGACATGGTTATGTTCTGATCTTTATCAGATGGCTTACTGTACAAACGACAACTGTCCGTCTCAGGTTGTCCTCTCAACACATGGTGACAGAAGTGGTACGGTGACTGAGATGGAAGCATTTCCTGAGCTCCACTCAGAAGCATTTTTGGTATATGAGTCAGAAGGAGAGAGATCTCTCATTATGTTATCATGAGTTTAAATACTACAGAGGCATTCCTTCACAGCTCTAGAGTCCCTTGCAAATGTATGCACACCCTTTgaagttgtacttttttttttcttattataaCCATAAACTCTCCTCTTTGTCTAGATAAGCCATTGAACTAACACAGTGTAGACGGGATTGTGGTGTGGTGGCTGTTTCACAAGAGTCTGGCTCGGCTCTTTAGCCCCAGGTCAAGGAACTCTAAAATATCCTGCATACCAAGATATTTTGGACAAATTCATGCTCCTGTCTTTGTGGGAAAATTCCCAATTCCCAAAATTCCCTTTGCTTCGTGCTTCAGTACACAAGGAAAGGCCAAGAAAGATATGGCCGTGTAGGTTGGGTCAACCAACCAAGCAAGATTGGATGGAAGCCTGCACAGAATCTTGATCTCGAcccaaaagaaaatttttgGGGGAAGCAAAAACTCTCATAAACACACTCCTAAATAAAGAACAGTTGAAGTTGTTACAACTGTTGACATCATGCCATGCCCAATAGATTATGGGACGCTACTCAAGCATTTGAAGGCAGTTGAAAGACTCTTGGCAATTTCCCATTACCCTGAGGCCAGGCATTCCTCCACCTAGCAATATAGCAAAGTTTCAAAACATTAGATCTGCCATTTTATCCATAGTATGGAATGTGTTGGACACGTCACATCAATGTTTCCTCAGAGAAAATGTCTGTTGAAACTGATAATAGTACTATTTATGATTTAACGTGGTGTtccataaaaaatgtgtttaaagatTTATGAAAAGGAACAAACTTTGGCAATGAAAATCAACTCAATTGAATCAGCCAATCACTATCATTTTCTATGTGTACGATGAACTCTTATTTGTTTGATTATGGTCTAATGAAAGTCAGCAACTAATCCCCTATTGACTTATTCAAAGCATTAGCATGACAGCCAATGAACTGAGTGATACTGTTCCTTGTGCAGGTTCTGTGGTAAAAGCAACTGCACATATCATAGATTGCACTGTCATTGTTGTGTGTACAGTCAAAAAAGGAATGACTGTTGAGAACAATTCCAGAAGCTCCTGCCATTTGTTCAGCTGCCTGATGGAAAAGTACAGGGCTCTGAACTGCCACCCAGCTGCTTGCCTGTATGACAGCATGGCACCTAATTCTCTTGAGCTGCAGCTCTGTTTGTACAATTAGCGCAACTCAATTTGTGAAAACAAGTGGCGCATGACGTTCCATGAGACAAATCCTTGTTTATGAAAACACTTTTCACGAGGGAGAGCTTCCCGCCACGACACAGCGGGAAAAACACACCAAgatgtt
It encodes:
- the LOC116736342 gene encoding amphoterin-induced protein 2, producing the protein MHAVASQLLGKTDVRGSCCHPAVVAMLLLLCLGFVPTVAPCPPHCLCASDIISCSGSNLSALPFGLPSYATRLDLSHNALRTVQVAWVSQPFQRLTTLVLSWNSISQIEMAAFTATPRLLHLDLSSNQLRVLNSSVFSGLTELKELLLIGNQIAQIMPGAFSDVNSLQRLYLSANRLTSFPLGLFEDPSGPRNLTFLDLSYNRLSKLPVQSLLSLSRHARIYLQENPLLCDCALIALLEYWLWKQYRPLVDFQVGYQCRGTAVREVNCTHQDLSDIPLEAQSYHVEPGDWLRVPCPGLGLPVQQGLIVFWVTPRTALNSSASDLRSHLSVFPNGTLEIQGALMEDSGIYECVVARGRYYDSGESPEARVRVGNSSVTSTTGLARRSSGEHFNTAFTTLASCVISIVLVLLYLYLTPCQCRESRGGGSRSCGARAIILCSDPREVESGQRRANGKRVAFLEPQAEDSDISVLKTPVMTLDHISTEGILKNGSRTVGHTLTDPAHEV